AAAATTTTAATAATTTAAAAAAAGGAAAAGATTATATTTGGATTCATTGTTCTTCTGTTGGGGAAATTAATTTATCAGATTCTTTAATAAAAAAAATATTGCTAGAAAGAAAAGAGAATATTTTAATAAGTATGTTCACAGATACTGGGTATAAAATAGCTAATAAAAAATATGAAAATGAAGATAGAATTGATATTTGTTACTTTCCCATAGATGATTATTTCATGATAAAAAAAATATTGTCTAAAATAAATATTAAATTATTAATAATCATTGAAACAGAAATTTGGCCAAACTTAATAAAATTGAGTTCTAAAAGGGCTAAAGTTATTTTAGTAAATGGAAGAATATCAGATAGAAGTTACAGAAAATATTTAAAATTAAAATCTATTACTAAGGCTTTATTAACAGGGGAAATAGATAAATTTTACATGCAAACTGAAATAGATGCAAAGAGGATAAAAGAGATAGGTGCTACAGAATCTAAGGTTTTTGTTGTTGGAAATTTAAAATTTGATATTGAAATAGAAGATTATTCAATGGAAGAAAAATTAGAACTAAAAAATAAAATAAAAGCAGGAAATAGAAAAATATTAGTTGCAGGAAGTACTAGAACAGGGGAAGATGAGATTTTATTAGAAGTTTTTAAAAATCTAAAAAACTATGTTTTAGTTCTAGTTCCTAGACATTTGGAGAGAATTCCTAAACTAGAAAAATTATTATTGGATAACAACTTTTCCTTTGAAAAATTAAGTGAAATCAAAGATGAACAAGGGGAAAAAGATATTATAATAGTTGATGAAATGGGTATTTTAAGGAAGTTTTATTCTATTAGTGATGTTGCCTTTGTAGGGGGAACCTTGGTAAATATTGGAGGACACAGCCTGCTAGAACCATTATTTTTTAGGAAAACTCCTATTTTTGGAAAGTATCTTCAAAATGTAAAGGATATTTCTAAAGAAATTCTAAAAAGAAACATAGGTTTTAAAGTTGAAAATTCTAAGGATATATTAAAGTCAATAGAAGTAATAGAAAATCACACTGTTGAAAATAAAGAAATAGAAGATTTCTTCAATGAAAATAGAAATGTAGCTTTAAAAATATTACAAGAAATAGA
Above is a window of Fusobacterium sp. IOR10 DNA encoding:
- a CDS encoding 3-deoxy-D-manno-octulosonic acid transferase, giving the protein MIYNFLRLILYIPLSIIIIFSGKKRKFIIKRLFQNFNNLKKGKDYIWIHCSSVGEINLSDSLIKKILLERKENILISMFTDTGYKIANKKYENEDRIDICYFPIDDYFMIKKILSKINIKLLIIIETEIWPNLIKLSSKRAKVILVNGRISDRSYRKYLKLKSITKALLTGEIDKFYMQTEIDAKRIKEIGATESKVFVVGNLKFDIEIEDYSMEEKLELKNKIKAGNRKILVAGSTRTGEDEILLEVFKNLKNYVLVLVPRHLERIPKLEKLLLDNNFSFEKLSEIKDEQGEKDIIIVDEMGILRKFYSISDVAFVGGTLVNIGGHSLLEPLFFRKTPIFGKYLQNVKDISKEILKRNIGFKVENSKDILKSIEVIENHTVENKEIEDFFNENRNVALKILQEIDKIIK